One Oncorhynchus masou masou isolate Uvic2021 chromosome 2, UVic_Omas_1.1, whole genome shotgun sequence genomic region harbors:
- the LOC135558199 gene encoding anoctamin-5-like produces MLKETQPTKDRCHRWEQVTQVLLDPHQHQEDGPAMLTAFRMILLTEECYGHSHNNSIEDGGTQLPGHTETDRLQQNKDTVFFRDGVRRIDFILSYLDDKDGEKKQERRREFEANLKKAGLELETEDKSDSDDLKTYFLKIHAPWEVLATYADVLKIKVPFKESDIPHGQDVPLEWLSRPFRLPEKVMRPQPDYFTSPFDKDKIDFFLIKNQDTFFPPSTRNRIVYYILSRCPYHKEDRKETDKKGIKRLLNNGTYTSAFPLHDCRYWERNTNEQCESERYHLYKNWARFLCFYKEQPLNLIRKYYGEKIGIYFAWLGFYTEMLFFAAVMGVICFTYGVLSYDGNLTSKEICDPSIGGSTVMCPLCDKKCSYWKLNSTCLSSWQSHLFDNEGTVFFAMFMGIWVTLFLEFWKRRQAQLEYEWDLVDFEEEQQQLQIRPEFETKCTDQRLNRITQEMEPYLPLPKKCGRFCLSGVTVLFWMLLIVACITGVIVYRLAVYAAFASIMKDSPTKKIHLVGSLITPQLATSVTASFINFVIIMILNFFYERVAIWITDMEIPKTHLEYENKLTMKMFLFQFVNYYSSCFYVAFFKGKFVGYPGNYTYMFGKYSRLRNEECDPGGCLIELTTQLVIVMTGKQVCGNIQEALLPLLRNWWCSRKARKDQYSRWEQDHDLQNFSQLGLFYEYLEMVIQFGFITLFVASFPLAPLLALCNNILEVRVDAWKFTTQFRRPVAAKAHNIGAWQEILNVVAILSVVTNAFIMAFTSDMIPRLVYLYAYHPGSEATMSGYINNSLSVYDISQIPLLSTPEEGAIPAWFNSSFITTCRYRDYRYPPGHQRQYSHTMQFWHILAAKLAFIIIMEHVVFVVKFFVAWLIPDVPSEVKARIKRERYLIQEYLHNYEVEKLKIQLSQSFVIEPKPGVCTATNMHDVLSECL; encoded by the exons AGGAATGTTATGGCCACAGTCATAATAACTCTATAGAGGACGGAGGAACACAGCTACCTGGACACACAGAG ACTGACAGACTACAGCAGAACAAAGACACCGTGTTCTTCAGGGACGGGGTTCGCAGGATTGACTTCATACTGTCGTACCTAGATGAcaaggatggagagaagaagcaG gagaggaggagggagtttgAGGCCAACCTTAAGAAGGCTGGACTGGAGCTTGAGACTGAGGACAAATCG GACTCAGATGATCTGAAAACGTACTTCCTGAAGATCCACGCCCCGTGGGAGGTGTTGGCCACCTACGCTGATGTGCTGAAGATCAAGGTTCCCTTTAAGGAAAGCGACATCCCCCACGGACAGGACGTTCCCCTGGAGTGGCTCTCCCGACCGTTCCGCCTGCCAGAGAAGGTGATGCGCCCCCAGCCTGACTACTTCACCTCTCCATTTGATAAGGACAAGATAGACTTCTTCCTCATCAAAAACCAAGACACCTTCTTCCCCCCCTCCACACGCAACAGAATA GTGTACTACATCCTGTCTCGCTGTCCGTACCATAAAGAGGACCGCAAGGAGACAGACAAGAAAGGTATCAAGCGGTTGCTGAACAACGGGACCTACACCTCAGCCTTCCCACTTCATGAT TGTCGATACTGGGAGAGGAACACAAATGAGCAGTGTGAGAGCGAACGCTACCACCTCTATAAGAATTGGGCTCGATTCCTCTGTTTCTACAAGGAGCAGCCCCTCAACCTCATCAG GAAGTATTATGGGGAGAAGATTGGGATCTActttgcctggctgggcttctacACAGAGATGTTGTTCTTTGCTGCGGTCATGGGGGTCATATGTTTTACCTATGGTGTGCTAAGCTACGATGGCAATTTAACAAG TAAGGAGATCTGTGACCCCAGCATTGGAGGGAGTACTGTGATGTGTCCGCTGTGTGATAAGAAGTGTAGTTACTGGAAGCTCAACTCCACATGCCTCTCATCCTGG CAATCCCATCTGTTTGATAACGAGGGGACAGTGTTCTTTGCCATGTTTATGGGGATCTGGG TGACTCTGTTCCTGGAGTTCTGGAAGCGGCGCCAGGCCCAGTTGGAGTATGAGTGGGACCTGGTGGATTTCgaggaggagcagcagcagctccaGATCCGCCCGGAGTTTGAGACCAAGTGCACTGACCAGAGACTCAACCGGATCACCCAG GAAATGGAGCCATACCTACCCCTCCCCAAAAAGTGTGGTCGCTTTTGCCTCTCCGgtgttactgttctgttctgg ATGCTTCTGATTGTGGCCTGTATCACTGGGGTGATAGTCTACAGGCTGGCTGTGTATGCAGCCTTCGCCAGCATCATGAAGGACAGCCCCACTAAGAAGATCCATCTGGTGGGCTCTCTCATCACCCCGCAGCTCGCTACCTCTGTCACCGCCTCCTTTATCAACTTTGTCATCATTATGATCCTTAACTTCTTCTATGAGCGAGTGGCCATCTGGATCACTGATATGG AAATTCCCAAGACACATCTGGAGTATGAAAACAAGTTGACAATGAAGATGTTCCTCTTCCAGTTTGTCAACTACTATTCTTCATGTTTCTACGTGGCCTTCTTCAAGGGCAAGTTTGTGGGTTACCCAGGCAACTACACGTACATGTTTGGCAAATACAGCAGGCTGAGGAACGAGGAG TGTGACCCAGGAGGCTGTTTGATTGAGCTGACCACCCAGCTGGTGATCGTCATGACAGGGAAGCAGGTGTGTGGGAACATCCAGGAGGCCCTACTACC GCTGCTGAGGAACTGGTGGTGCAGCAGGAAGGCCCGGAAAGACCAGTACAGCCGCTGGGAGCAGGACCACGACCTGCAGAACTTCAGCCAGCTGGGCCTGTTCTATGAGTACCTGGAGATGG taatCCAGTTTGGCTTCATCACTCTGTTTGTGGCCTCTTTCCCCCTGGCCCCCCTGCTGGCCCTCTGTAACAACATCCTGGAGGTCAGAGTGGACGCCTGGAAGTTCACCACCCAGTTCCGCCGGCCTGTTGCGGCCAAGGCCCACAACATCGGAGCATGGCAGGAGATCCTCAATGTAGTGGCCATCTTGTCCGTTGTCACCAAT GCATTCATCATGGCCTTTACTTCAGACATGATCCCCCGCCTGGTCTACCTGTATGCCTACCACCCTGGCTCTGAAGCCACCATGAGTGGCTACATCAACAACAGCCTGTCAGTGTATGACATCTCCCAGATCCCTCTCCTCAGTACGCCCGAGGAGGGGGCGATTCCTGCCTGGTTCAACAGCTCCTTCATCACCACCTGCAG GTACCGTGACTACCGCTACCCTCCAGGCCACCAGAGGCAGTACTCCCACACTATGCAGTTCTGGCACATCCTGGCAGCCAAACTGGCCTTCATCATTATCATGGAG CACGTGGTGTTTGTGGTGAAGTTCTTTGTGGCCTGGCTGATCCCGGATGTGCCATCCGAGGTGAAGGCTCGGATCAAACGGGAACGTTACCTCATCCAGGAATACCTGCACAACTACGAGGTTGAGAAGCTCAAGATCCAGCTGAGTCAGAGTTTTGTCATTGAACCCAAACCTGGGGTCTGCACTGCCACCAACATGCATGACGTGTTATCGGAGTGCCTGTAG